TTCAGGGATTTTTGCTGGTTGTAGCAATACCCATTTTATTTGCGATTGTGGTCGCTTTGGTTGCCCTTTCTTTTCTTGGAATCAATATTTTTGAAACAGCCAAGGATATCGGCGGGAAGGTCCCTTTCATATCAGAAATCATAAAAGAGGATAAGCAGCCATCTGTCGAGGAATTTCAAAAGAATATCGTCAGTCTGGAAGCGGAGATAAAGGACCGTGAAGCCAAGGTGGAACAGCTTCAGTCCAAAATTGAAAGCAAGGATACACAGCTTAAAAGAACGGAATTGGAGAAAGCCCAGCTTCAGGCACAAATAGAGGAATTGACAGCGATCCAGGAAGACAACAAGCGAGCATTCAGGGAAATCGTCAAAACCTATGAAACGATGTCAGCCAAAAGTGCGGCACCGATTATTTCCAATATGAAAACAGAGGAAGCAGTTAAAATTCTGACTAATATAAAGCCTGAAACGCTTGCTGCGATTATGGAGAAAATGCCAGCTGATGAAGCGGCCAAGTATACAGAGTTATTAACAAATGAAACGGGCAGCAATTAAACTCAGAAAATCTGAAAGGGGGTGAAAATATGGAGATAGGCGGCCTTGGTTTGGTTAATACAATGGCAGCTGGTAAACAGTCTGTGTCCGGCAAGAGTGAAAACGCAGGCAGTTTTGCTGGCATGATGGCAACGGTTGTATCTGGAGCAAATAGCGCAAAGACAGCTGAAACATCAGAACGGGAGTCAAAATCACTGGCTGTGCTAACAGATATTGCCGACTTTTTAAACACTGGGGACCTACTGGAATTAGAAGACGGGTTAAAGCTTTTGGAAACACTAATGGCGGATCCCGGCAATATTCTAGAGCAGGCTCTTTCTCACTTAGGAGTAGGCGTAGATCAAATTCAGCTTCTTCTGCAGAAATGGTCGGGCTTCAATGAGGGATTACCGGATAGCGATCCGGGAAGCGAATTGCTCGATTCATTAACCGCAATGCTGGCGGGAATCGCGAATTTGCCCCAAAAACAACTAGCATCCAAGCTTGATGCAAACGACGCACAAGTAATTAAGGCTCTAAAACTTTTTGAGCTGATGTCCAAGTATGCGGACGGTTATGAATCAAAAAACTCAGCATCAATAAAGGAATCGATGCAGACTATTAACGAAGGGTTGACAGGTCTAATAAAACCTGACAAAGGAATGGCCCAAACGGAATATATCCAAAATCGTTTTACCCAGTTAGCTAAAGAGTTAAACCTAATGAATGCGAAAAAAGTAACTTTTTCAGAAGGTAATAGTTTCATAGAATCTAGCGCGTCCATAAAGAGCGAGGGACAAACAGGAGCTATCTCATTTCTTCCTCAAATGACGAAATCCGAGCAGTTGACATTGATGATGAATGGTCCAGATAAGCCAGTTTCTGCAGAACAATTAATCAAACAATTTGAGTCCATTCTTTCAAGGTCTCAATTCATGAACAGCGGCGGAACACAAAAGCTTTTCATAAAACTGTTTCCCGAACACCTCGGGAGCATCCGGATAGAGTTATTCCAAAAGGATCAGACGATGATGGCTAGAATCATTACAAGTTCTGGTACGGCAAAAGAAACATTAGAGTCACAGATTAATGGTCTTAAGCAGGCTTTTGCTGCACAAAACCTTTCAGTAGACAGGATTGAAGTTTCTCAGCAACAAAGCCAGCAGGAACGTTTCCTGAATAGAGATTCCCAACAGCAGCAAGAAAGACAGCCTGACAATAGGGAACGTGAAAAGAAGGAAGATAACGGGAACTTTAATCTTACCTTTGAGGAAGCACTGCTAAATACAGAAGCATAGGAGCAAGGAAATGGTGAATTCAATTAATTCTTCTTATCTGCTTTCCAATCTTCAGAAAGATAGGAAAGCTGGTTCAGATATTCTGGGAAAAGATGACTTTCTGAAAATCCTGATGACACAGCTCCAGAATCAGGATCCTTTGAATCCGATGCAGGATAAAGATTTCATTGCCCAAATGGCAACCTTTTCAACCCTTGAACAGATTACAAATATGGGGAAATCCATTGACAGATTTGTGCAGGCTGAACAGCAAAACAAGATGATTTCCTATAGCCAGTTCGTAGGCAGGGAAATCACATGGCATAAGATAGAAACAGCCGACGGACAGGAGACAGTTCGGCAGGGAAGCGGAAAGGTCGCATCTGTCCAGTTTAAGGAGGATACCGTAGCATTTTTGCTTGAAGACGGTACAGAACTGGAACCGGCAAATATTTCTCAAATCAATGAAGTCTCAAGCGAAAATCAAATGCTTCAGGCTAGTATGTTGATTGGTAAAACCGTCACTTACCTTGACGAAAACAAACAGGAAAAATCCGCAAGTGTCCTGTCGGTGTCATTCAAAAATGGGAAAACATCTTATGTTTTAGATGATGAGAATCAAACAAGCATCGTTTCTTCACAAATAACAAAAATTCAATAATGTTTGGAAGTGATGTAATGGATAAAACAAATTTTCGTCCAATTCATTCACTGCCTGTTAGCAGACCTTACCAAAAACCTGTTAAAGCCAGCAATTTATCGCAAGCACCTTTTTCCTTACAGTTGCAATCGGCAATTCAATCGAAGAGTGGGCTTACCATCAGCAAGCATGCAACTGAAAGACTTGAACAGCGGGGGATAGAGATATCACAAGACCGCTGGAAAAGGATAGGGGAAAAAGTCAGCCAGGCAAAGGCCAAGGGCGTGAGTGATTCGCTTGTTCTGCTAAAGGACGCAGCGCTTATTGTCAGTGCGAAAAACAACACTGTCATTACTGCAATGGGAAGACAGGAAGCAGCAGAACAAATTTTCACAAATATTAACGGCACCATAGTAATGGAAAACTAAAATACTCAAAATGGCTGGACCTTCACGGAGGCCTGGGCTGTGGACCGATTGAAGCAGCCCCTAAATCGAAAGGAGTTTTACAGATATGCTTCGTTCAATGTATTCAGGAATCAGCGGAATGAAAAACTTTCAAACGAAACTTGATGTCATCGGAAACAATATTGCCAATGTTAATACATACGGCTTCAAAAAAGGCCGTGTTACTTTTAAAGATACAATGAATCAAACCATCTCCGGGGCAAGCGCAGCGACACAGAATAAGGGCGGAAAAAACCCTATGCAGGTAGGTCTTGGCTCCACAATCGCCAGCATTGATTTAATCGATACCCAATCAAGCTTGCAAACTACAGGACGTGCACTTGACCTTGCGATATCAGGAGATGGCTATTTCGTAGTAAAACAAGGACAATCTCAAATGTATACACGTGCCGGTAACTTTTATCTTGATGATAATGGAACACTCGTTACTGGAGATGGATTGAAAGTTCAGTCCTTGAATGAGAAAGGTCAATTGGAAGATATCACCGTTAACGTGAATGCTTTATTGCCTGCAAAGCAAACAAATGAGTTAGTTATGAAAGGGAATCTACCTAAGGATGCAAAAGGTTCTTCAGAATTGCTTCAACAACTAAAAATAGTCGATGACAATGGCGTTGAGCATGTAATAGATATGGCTATTAACCCAGCAAATGCACAGAATGGGTTATGGAATGTAACATTTACTAACAAGGCATTAGAAAATCCAACCCCTATCGTTCCTGAGCCGGCACAGATAAATCTTCAAGGTGATCGTGCAAATCTCACATTGGAATTAGATCTTGGTGGGGAGACTCCATTCACTGTAGAAGTCTCTATTGAAGATTTGACGATGAATGGCGGCAGCATGGATGCGAACGCCTACCCTGATGGCAACACCCAGGGTGCGCTTGAAAGCTTCAATATTGGTTCAACAGGTGAAATTAACGGTGTCTTTTCAAATGGTCTTGTCCTTACTCTTGGACAATTAGCACTTGCCAAATTCAGCAATCCATCTGGCCTTTCTAAAGTAGGGAATAATACATTCCAGGAATCAGTGAACTCTGGTACTGCAAATATCAATGTTCCTGGTGAAGGGCGCGGGTCAATCGCGGCTGGTGCACTTGAAATGTCCAATGTGGATCTCTCTGAAGAGTTTACAGAGATGATTACAGCCCAGCGTGGTTTCCAGGCTAATACGAGAATCATTACTACATCTGATGAAATCCTCCAGGAGCTCGTAAACCTAAAACGATAGATTAAGAGAGGAGCAGGGCTGAAAGGGCATCCTTTTAGCCCCTGTGGATAATAGTGATCAAAGTAACTAAATTAAATGGTAAACCATTTAGTATCAATTCTTTATTTATTGAAACTGTTGAGGCCTTTCCGGATACCACAATTACGCTAACGAATGGCCGAAAGTATGTTGTCAGGGAAAGTGAAGATGAAGTGGCCATTTTAATGAAGAATTTTTACCAGAGTATCGGCCTTCTTAGAGGGCGGTTGTTGGAGGAAAAGGAAAATGAAGAAGAATAAACTGGTTATGATTATGACAGTCATGCTGGTAGCCATCCTGCTTGTCGGGACAGTTGCAGTTGTAGCGGTCATGAAGCTTAAAGCTGGTGATGGTGAAAAAGAACCAAGTATTGAAGAAGTGCTGGAAGCTTCAGTGGATATACCAGAGGTCACTACGAACCTGGCTTCAAATGATTTTATTAAAATTTCATTTAAAATTGAAACAGACGGTAAAAAGGCAAAAGAAGAGCTTGAGAAAAGAGATTTTCAGGTCAAGAATCTGATTATTTATGAACTATCCGAGAAAAAGGCTGAAGAATTGCAAGGCAAGGAAGGCAAGAAGAACCTTGAAGAAACTCTCAAAATGAAGTTGAATGACCTGATGCAGGAAGGAAAAATCAAGAAGGTCTACATAACAGGTTCTCTCCTCCAGTAACAGAATGAATCCTATTACCGTAACCGTATGGAGGTGAAGAGAATGTCGGGAGAGGTATTATCACAAAATGAAATAGACGCTTTGTTATCCGCGCTGTCTACAGGAGAAATGGATGCGGATGAATTAAAGAAGGAACAGGTAGAAAAAAGAGTCAAAGTCTATGATTTCAGGAGGGCGTTGCGCTTCTCTAAGGATCAGATCCGCAGTCTGACCCGGATTCATGAAAACTTTGCCAGGCTGTTGACAACCTTTTTCTCAGCTCAGCTAAGGACATATGTCAATATCAGCGTGGCATCAGCTGACCAGATACCTTATGAAGAATTTATCCGGTCTATTCCAAAGATTACGATATTGAATGTGTTTGA
The nucleotide sequence above comes from Mesobacillus jeotgali. Encoded proteins:
- the fliL gene encoding flagellar basal body-associated protein FliL, which codes for MKKNKLVMIMTVMLVAILLVGTVAVVAVMKLKAGDGEKEPSIEEVLEASVDIPEVTTNLASNDFIKISFKIETDGKKAKEELEKRDFQVKNLIIYELSEKKAEELQGKEGKKNLEETLKMKLNDLMQEGKIKKVYITGSLLQ
- a CDS encoding flagellar hook-length control protein FliK, whose protein sequence is MEIGGLGLVNTMAAGKQSVSGKSENAGSFAGMMATVVSGANSAKTAETSERESKSLAVLTDIADFLNTGDLLELEDGLKLLETLMADPGNILEQALSHLGVGVDQIQLLLQKWSGFNEGLPDSDPGSELLDSLTAMLAGIANLPQKQLASKLDANDAQVIKALKLFELMSKYADGYESKNSASIKESMQTINEGLTGLIKPDKGMAQTEYIQNRFTQLAKELNLMNAKKVTFSEGNSFIESSASIKSEGQTGAISFLPQMTKSEQLTLMMNGPDKPVSAEQLIKQFESILSRSQFMNSGGTQKLFIKLFPEHLGSIRIELFQKDQTMMARIITSSGTAKETLESQINGLKQAFAAQNLSVDRIEVSQQQSQQERFLNRDSQQQQERQPDNREREKKEDNGNFNLTFEEALLNTEA
- the flgD gene encoding flagellar hook assembly protein FlgD, encoding MVNSINSSYLLSNLQKDRKAGSDILGKDDFLKILMTQLQNQDPLNPMQDKDFIAQMATFSTLEQITNMGKSIDRFVQAEQQNKMISYSQFVGREITWHKIETADGQETVRQGSGKVASVQFKEDTVAFLLEDGTELEPANISQINEVSSENQMLQASMLIGKTVTYLDENKQEKSASVLSVSFKNGKTSYVLDDENQTSIVSSQITKIQ
- a CDS encoding flagellar hook protein FlgE, whose product is MLRSMYSGISGMKNFQTKLDVIGNNIANVNTYGFKKGRVTFKDTMNQTISGASAATQNKGGKNPMQVGLGSTIASIDLIDTQSSLQTTGRALDLAISGDGYFVVKQGQSQMYTRAGNFYLDDNGTLVTGDGLKVQSLNEKGQLEDITVNVNALLPAKQTNELVMKGNLPKDAKGSSELLQQLKIVDDNGVEHVIDMAINPANAQNGLWNVTFTNKALENPTPIVPEPAQINLQGDRANLTLELDLGGETPFTVEVSIEDLTMNGGSMDANAYPDGNTQGALESFNIGSTGEINGVFSNGLVLTLGQLALAKFSNPSGLSKVGNNTFQESVNSGTANINVPGEGRGSIAAGALEMSNVDLSEEFTEMITAQRGFQANTRIITTSDEILQELVNLKR
- a CDS encoding TIGR02530 family flagellar biosynthesis protein, producing the protein MDKTNFRPIHSLPVSRPYQKPVKASNLSQAPFSLQLQSAIQSKSGLTISKHATERLEQRGIEISQDRWKRIGEKVSQAKAKGVSDSLVLLKDAALIVSAKNNTVITAMGRQEAAEQIFTNINGTIVMEN
- a CDS encoding MotE family protein — its product is MAQSMEEKESQHESKFQGFLLVVAIPILFAIVVALVALSFLGINIFETAKDIGGKVPFISEIIKEDKQPSVEEFQKNIVSLEAEIKDREAKVEQLQSKIESKDTQLKRTELEKAQLQAQIEELTAIQEDNKRAFREIVKTYETMSAKSAAPIISNMKTEEAVKILTNIKPETLAAIMEKMPADEAAKYTELLTNETGSN
- a CDS encoding flagellar FlbD family protein, whose amino-acid sequence is MIKVTKLNGKPFSINSLFIETVEAFPDTTITLTNGRKYVVRESEDEVAILMKNFYQSIGLLRGRLLEEKENEEE